The stretch of DNA GTATCTTCTGACTGAACAACAAGCAAGCGGTCTTCACCATAGATAATTTGCCGTAGATAGGTTGTAACAGAAACACCTCTGTTAATGCATTTTCCAAAagaaaacacaataattctctCTGATGATCTTTACTCGGTTGCATATAATCTATATCCATACTCATCCCATTGCATCAGCGAGGTTCCGCCCATCATGGGTTCATACTTGAGATCCTGATTTGGCTTAACCACAGGAGACGAAACAGAACTCATACATATTTGACTGATTGAAGACATCAAACGACAACCAGAAACAGACCAAACTGTAAGTCCTCTTAACTTCCATCCAACAGCAAATGTAGAGTTATCAGAGTTCGACGCTATACAATTGACAGGACCAGTATCTTCCACCGAATATCTGCGACAAGGCCACATGAAGACATTAAGCTCATTCTGTATGGTTTAAAAGCGGACAGAGATCATTATATGAGGCAGATGGTACTGAAATTTTGGGAAAAGAAATTTGATGAACTTCGAGCTAATCATATGTCTGATCTGCATTAGCTTATAGCAGTACACTAAAGGTGGAAACCAGAACATGCACTCAAAGTTTCAAATTAGAATGTTGATAATAAATTCTTTGGAAGACCTTTAAACAGACATGAATCAAAAATTTTTAAGCACATATATATTCTCCCAGCACTATTAGCTAGAAATATCGGACCACTTATGCCAACAATATTTATACAATCTTTAACAAGTTTAACACCAAATTTGACCGCCAATTTCCAAAACATTAACCTATTCAGCTACaagaaaatttgattttcagatttgaaatcagCCTATTAATCACGCAGATTTGCAAGTCTTCTAAATCACTACTAACTAAAGTTTTCAGTCATCCAGAGTCCAGCTCTTTAATCAACCACTTAGAAGTGTGTATCCAGCACATCATTATCTCTTGAACAAAGCAAAGATTCTACCATACACTCAAAGTAAGTAGGTTGGAGAGACTTAAAATTTCTTACACAAGAAATACAACACATCATCTAGTTGGAGTAGGTGAAATATTAAAGTTTAATTCCAAAGAATCCAAGAAATAAGTGGTAATGAACAGCTAATAAGCATGAATAATACTTTCTGATTCCTGCAAGCAATTAAAAACGCTTGCCCCCAATCGGATAAAGAAACAGAGCGGATCAGTGAGGCTGACTCTGCGAGGTCATACAGCTCAACGATGCCTTTTCGAGTTCCAGCAGCAAGAATCTGTTGCTCTGGAGCCATTGATGCACATACGACATCACCAGGAGACAAACGTCTTTCCACTCTGATAGATTCGGTATGCCTAAGACCTTTCTTGCTCACATAGCATAGTACGAGTTCACCATCAGAAAACAAGACAGTTAGCAACCTCAAAGGGATGGAATATTCAAGATGAATAACAGCAGATTTCTACGATACAGCAAGGTTCATATGGTTGGACCCATGAATGCCTTGAGTTTCACTAGAAGCCTTCTCATTGCCCAGGGGATAAGATAATGTATTGGcggcagcattatcattcagcCGTGTGTCAAGATAAAATGCACCGCAAAACTGTATAAAATAATGAgcaattttatttgattttctaaAGGTTTAACTCTAGGTAAGAAAATATAGTTAACAATACAGcagaaaaaaaattagactaTACACACTATGATTATATTATTCTGGCAATAAAGTATCTAAGAAGATTTGCTATCTAgagagaaataaaaaaatatcatgcCAAATCACATACCTCACCCTTCCAAGATATGTTATACAATGCTCCATCAGAGAGTCCGATCAGTAGGTGTTTGTTATCACAAATAATGTTGCTCCTAACACTCATAgatggaaaaaaaataaaaaatccgtGAATGTAACATATTTCAAGCAACAGTTTATTAGTGAGTTCACATCACTAATTCAATAAACTCTTACacgatataaaatatatatttaaaaaattctcCTTCAGAAAATACCCAAACAAATGTCGATGTCCTTCGATTAAATACCTCCAAAAAGaccttttgaaaatgtttacacAAAATTCTCAAAACACCATCAAGCATTACCTAAGAGTTTTtctctttaatattttcttttaacttttgaaatcataaaataaaagtTGGTTGAATAGGATAACCATAGTATTAGTTATGAAAAACAGATATCTGTGTAAAAAGATACCCTCTTCTAGCGGTCATATATggattgaaaaatatatatccAGCCAAATCAATTGAGATAGCAACAATGGCAAATGTATCAAATAATCCATCCATGTGCACCCATAAGTAAAACAAACAAATTCTGTAAAAAGCACATAGATTTCAAGGGTATAGTAAACTTAATAATATTGCTAGATGCCTGGATCTTAGTACAAGAACAACAGAGCATAGACCGTATCATCCAAAGACTATGTTAGGCATGAACCTGGTTTTTTGTTTTTGGAAgccaaaaataattaattaggcGTGTACTTACACTGTCAAATTCTTATTCGCCAAGGGGACTTGCTCGCTGAGAAGTAATGatatattcaaaagaaacaAACCAGTTGGTTGCTTCCCACcaatatgtatttttttttctgtGATCTGAACCTTGAATATGTGAAGATAGAAGGAAGAAGTCTGCAAAAAGGGATCAGAAGTTAAGTGACCAACAACCACTAAACATGATACGAATATCAATCCATTTACTTTTTCCTAAATTTACACTAAATAAACTTAGTAGAAGAATAGAATTTCAATATAGAATGCAATATACCTATTCCACTTATCACTTCAATCTAATGACAAATGGTACCATCATCTTAACAACTATAGTATACAAGCACCGAAATAGATACATAGAGTATCGGGGAACCGAATTTATTGGTAAGCAGATTGACATAAGTTATAGTAGATTAACCCTTAATTTAAGCAATTTAGTAAAAGTTACAATCTTTTAACTTTAAAGATAGGTATCACCTCATGATACAAATGTAATTACAGACGACcacattaaatattaattttccttcaattcaagaaatcaggacACCAAATCTCTGACTTGCCAACTCTAGGATTCCCGTCTTTTTCTAGACTACAAATcgctcaatcaggattcacgaTCTGAACTAATCTATTTGCCAGTTCATAGTTGGTTTGACAAGTAATGACATGACAGGACACTCCGTAGTGCGACAGGATGCATTCAATTTTAGGAAAATTACTGAAAATCTGCCGATTG from Primulina eburnea isolate SZY01 chromosome 6, ASM2296580v1, whole genome shotgun sequence encodes:
- the LOC140834763 gene encoding uncharacterized protein, with translation MYMAYGWPQVIPLQLPNGPSTQQIVYLEVINRLLLVVSPTHLELWSSSQHRVRLGKYTRDANSVQREGENLQAVWSQDTKLIAIITSSFYLHIFKVQITEKKIHIGGKQPTGLFLLNISLLLSEQVPLANKNLTVSNIICDNKHLLIGLSDGALYNISWKGEFCGAFYLDTRLNDNAAANTLSYPLGNEKASSETQGIHGSNHMNLAVS